A part of Zonotrichia leucophrys gambelii isolate GWCS_2022_RI chromosome 7, RI_Zleu_2.0, whole genome shotgun sequence genomic DNA contains:
- the TMBIM1 gene encoding protein lifeguard 3, giving the protein MSRPSAPPLYDDKNPLYPPPPGGYPQPPHYGGGYPQPGGYPAGAGYPQPGGYPASGAYPHPGVAMPSMPMRFGDSGLGDGSAFESVDWEDRKVRHAFIRKVYAIISLQLLVTVGIISVFTFVHPVRSFVQRNVAIYYASYAVFLVTYLVLACCQGPRRRFPWNIILLSIFTLAMGLMTGTIASMYNTKAVLIAMLITAIVAIVVTIFCFQTKVDFTSCPGLFCVLGIVVMVTGIITAIVLSFKYVPWLHMLYAAIGAIAFTLFLAYDTQLVLGNRKNTLSPEEYVYGALTIYTDIIYIFTFLLQIVGRD; this is encoded by the exons ATGTCGCGTCCCAGCGCCCCCCCGCTCTACGATGACAAGAACCCCCTCTACCCCCCGCCCCCCGGCGGGTACCCCCAGCCGCCCCACTATGGCGGGGGGTACCCGCAGCCTGGGGGGTACCCTGCGGGGGCGGGGTACCCGCAGCCAGGGGGGTACCCAGCGTCAGGGGCGTACCCTCATCCCGGCGTGGCCATGCCCTCCATGCCCATGCGGTTCG GTGACAGTGGCCTCGGGGATGGCTCTGCCTTCGAATCAGTTGACTGGGAGGATAGGAAAGTCCGGCACGCCTTCATCCGCAAG GTCTATGCCAtcatctccctgcagctcctggtgacaGTGGGAATCATCTCTGTGTTCACCTTTGT ccacCCTGTCCGCTCCTTCGTCCAGAGGAATGTTGCCATCTACTACGCCTCATA TGCTGTGTTCCTGGTGACCTACCTGGTGCTGGCCTGCTGCCAGGGTCCCCG GAGACGCTTCCCCTGGAATATTATCCTGCTGAGCATCTTT ACGCTGGCCATGGGGCTGATGACGGGCACCATTGCCAG CATGTACAACACGAAAGCTGTCCTGATTGCCATGCTCATCACCGCCATTGTGGCCATCGTTGTGACCATCTTCTGCTTCCAGACCAAG GTTGATTTTACATCGTGTCCGGGGCTATTCTGCGTGCTGGGCATCGTGGTCATGGTGACCGGGATCATCACTGCCATCGTCCTCTCCTTCAAATAC GTGCCCTGGCTCCACATGCTGTACGCGGCCATCGGGGCCATCGCCTTCACACTG ttcCTTGCCTATGACACCCAACTCGTGCTGGGAAACAGGAAGAACACGCTGAGCCCCGAGGAGTATGTCTACGGTGCCCTCACCATTTACACTGACATCATCTACATCTTCACCTTCCTCCTGCAGATAGTGGGCCGGGATTag
- the AAMP gene encoding angio-associated migratory cell protein, producing the protein MEPGEDPGALDLHGDEEIIEVVELGPPGPDDLAEEMEDVDFEDEGAEEPDGEAWESEDDEGVEDGMEAQDDSEVTFSLHSDSVFCVSLDPKTNTLAVTGGEDDKAFVWRVSDGELLFECSGHKDSVTCAGFSYDSVFVATGDMSGLIKVWRVDAKEEVWSFEVGDLEWMEWHPQAHVLLAGTADGNTWMWKIPSGDCKTFQGPACPATCGRILPDGKRAVVGYEDGTMRIWDLKQGTSLHVLKGQDGHQDPLTCVASNQDGSLIMTGSVDCHAKLINSATGKVVCVFKMESVTPKAPISEGEEAESNSVESLGFCNVMPLAAVGYLDGTLAIYDLSTQSLRHKCQHESGIVQLLWEESSAVVYTCSLDGAVRLWDARSGKMISEYRGHSAEILDFAVNKDASIVVTTSGDHQAKVFCVQRPDR; encoded by the exons ATGGAGCCCGGGGAGGACCCGGGGGCGCTGGACCTGCACGGCGACGAGGAGATCATCGAGGTGGTGGAGCTGGGCCCGCCCGGGCCGG ATGACCTGGCCGAGGAGATGGAGGACGTGGACTTTGAGGACGAGGGGGCAGAAGAGCCCGATGGCGAGGCTTGGGAGTCGGAGGATGACGAGGGGGTGGAGGACGGCATGGAGGCACAGGACGACAGCGAGGTCACGTTCTCGCTCCACTCGG ATTCTGTCTTCTGTGTGAGCCTTGACCCCAAGACCAACACGCTGGCAGTGACAGGCGGAGAGGATGACAAGGCCTTTGTGTGGCGCGTGAGTGACGGGGAGCTCCTCTTTGAGTGTTCAG GACACAAGGACTCGGTCACCTGTGCTGGCTTCAGTTATGACTCTGTGTTCGTGGCCACAGGTGACATGTCTGGGCTTATCAAAGTGTGGCGGGTGGATGCCAAGGAGGAGGTGTGGTCCTTTGAGGTGGGGGATTTGGAG TGGATGGAGTGGCACCCTCAAGCCCACGTGCTTCTGGCTGGTACAGCTGATGGCAACACCTGGATGTGGAAGATTCCCAGTGGGGACTGCAAGACCTTTCAGGGTCCAGCATGCCCAGCCACATGTGGCAGGATCCTGCCTGATG GGAAGCGAGCAGTGGTGGGGTATGAGGATGGGACCATGCGCATCTGGGACCTAAAGCAGGGAACCTCGCTGCATGTCCTGAAAG GCCAGGATGGCCATCAGGACCCCTTGACGTGTGTGGCCAGCAACCAGGATGGCAGTTTGATCATGACGGGCTCTGTGGACTGTCATGCCAAGCTGATCAACTCTGCTACGGGCAAG GTGGTGTGCGTGTTCAAGATGGAGAGCGTGACCCCCAAGGCACCCATCAGTGAGGGCGAGGAGGCAGAGTCCAACTCAGTGGAGTCGCTGGGCTTTTGTAATGT GATGCcactggctgctgtgggctATCTTGACGGCACACTGGCTATTTACGACCTCTCCACACAGAGCCTAAGGCATAAGTGCCAACATGAG TCAGGGATcgtgcagctgctgtgggaggagaGCTCGGCCGTGGTGTACACCTGCAGCCTGGACGGGGCCGTGCGGCTCTGGGACGCCCGCTCGGGGAAGATGATCAGCGAGTACCGAGGGCACTCTGCTGAAATCCTCGACTTCGCTGTCAACAA gGATGCCTCCATTGTGGTGACCACCTCTGGCGACCACCAAGCCAAAGTGTTCTGCGTCCAGCGGCCTGATCGCTAG
- the ARPC2 gene encoding actin-related protein 2/3 complex subunit 2, producing the protein MILLEVNNRIIEETLTLKFEGAAAGNKPEAVEVTFADFDGVLYHISNPNGDKTKVMVSISLKFYKELQEHGADEVLKKVYGSYLVNPESGYNVSLLYDLENLPADKDAIVHQAGMLKRNCFASVFEKYFKFQEEGKEGEKRAVIHYRDDETMYVEAKKDRVTVVFSTVFKDDDDVVIGKVFMQEFKEGRRASHTAPQVLFSHREPPLELKDTDAAVGDNIGYITFVLFPRHTNAAARDNTINLIHTFRDYLHYHIKCSKAYIHTRMRAKTSDFLKVLNRARPDAEKKEMKTITGKTFTTR; encoded by the exons aaATAAACCAGAGGCAGTAGAAGTAACATTTGCAG ACTTCGATGGAGTCCTTTACCATATTTCAAACCCCAATGGAGACAAGACAAAAGTGATGGTCAGTATTTCTCTGAAATTCTACAAGGAACTCCAGGAGCACGGTGCTGATGAG gTATTGAAGAAGGTCTATGGAAGCTACTTGGTAAATCCTGAATCAG gttACAATGTCTCTTTGCTCTACGACCTGGAGAACCTTCCTGCAGACAAGGATGCCATTGTGCACCAAGCCGGCATGTTGAAGCGCAACTGCTTTGCTTCAGTCTTTGAGAAGTATTTCAAATTCCAGGAAGAGGgcaaagaaggagaaaaaagagcagtCATCCACTACAGGGATGATGAGACAAT GTACGTTGAGGCAAAGAAGGACCGTGTCACGGTTGTGTTCAGCACGGTATTTAAGGACGACGATGATGTGGTGATTGGAAAGGTGTTTATGCAG GAGTTCAAGGAGGGTCGCCGGGCCAgtcacacagccccacaggtgctCTTCAGCCACAGGGAGCCACCCTTGGAGCTGAAAGACACGGACGCAGCTGTTGGCGATAATATTGGCTACATCACTTTTG TGCTGTTCCCCCGTCACACCAATGCTGCAGCCAGAGACAACACCATAAACCTGATCCACACATTCCGGGACTACCTGCACTATCACATCAAGTGCTCGAAG GCCTATATTCACACGCGTATGAGGGCGAAAACGTCAGATTTCCTCAAGGTGCTCAACCGTGCCCGTCCAgatgcagagaagaaagaaatgaaaacaatcaC GGGGAAGACGTTCACAACCCGTTAA